From the Colletotrichum lupini chromosome 10, complete sequence genome, one window contains:
- a CDS encoding tannase has protein sequence MPSPIWALAAAVAPAFVNAATLADVCTTAHAQEALPASGFIPGITIDASSVVTSVVSNASVSSEWYPSATIEYCNVTFAYSHDGLTGDKVHVTYWVPSPDAFQNRYVLTGGGGLAINSGSQYIPTGIIVGAVSGITDGGFGDFNTQWDAVFLAANGTVNWQSVYMFGYQAHNELATLSKEFTKKFYSVAADQKIYSYYQGCSEGGREGWSQAQRFADQFDGLAIGAPAFRYGQQQVNHLTANVMEQTRNYFPPSCELEKILNMTIAACDPLDGKTDGVIARSDLCKNTFDFNTTIGQAYSCPAKAASTGPGFPTPASPAQNGTVTTEAATLVKDYYDGLHDSTGKRVYLNYQPGSAFSDATASFDEATQTWGLSISGLGGEWVARYLQLRDTSDLGTLANVTADTLRDWMLYGMNKYADSLQTTHPDLSGIQSAGGKILHIHGEQDDSIPAASSVHYYESVRSIMFPGQGFNESGAAMDEFYRLYLVPGGAHCGANSNQPGGGWPQTTLQTVIEWVEKDAAPATLNNTGVGIDTLCRWPMRPLWSNDGASFDCVYDQASIDSWMYTFDAFKMPVY, from the exons ATGCCTTCCCCTATTTGGGCCCTTGCGGCCGCAGTCGCTCCGGCTTTCGTCAACGCCGCAACCCTCGCCGACGTCTGTACGACTGCCCACGCGCAAGAAGCTCTCCCCGCGAGCGGCTTCATCCCCGGCATCACCATCGACGCGTCCTCCGTCGTGACCTCGGTTGTCAGCAACGCCTCCGTCTCCTCCGAGTGGTATCCCTCTGCCACCATCGAGTACTGCAACGTCACCTTCGCCTACTCCCACGACGGCCTCACCGGCGACAAGGTTCACGTAACATACTGGGTGCCCTCTCCCGACGCCTTCCAGAACCGCTATGTCTTGACTGGCGGTGGTGGCCTGGCCATCAACTCTGGAAGCCAGTATATCCCCACGGGTATCATCGTGGGCGCCGTGTCTGGCATCACAGATGGTGGCTTTGGGGACTTCAACACGCAGTGGGACGCTGTCTTCCTCGCGGCAAATGGTACTGTCAACTGGCAGTCCGTCTATATGTTTGGGTACCAGGCACACAATGAGCTGGCTACGCTGAGCAAGGAGTTCACCAAGAAGTTCTACAGTGTTGCCGCCGACCAGAAGATCTATTCTTACTACCAAGGCTGCTCGGAGGGAGGCCGTGAGGGGTGGAGTCAGGCACAGCGGTTCGCAGACCAGTTTGACGGTCTTGCCATTGGTGCGCCTGCTTTCAGAT ACGGACAGCAGCAGGTCAACCATTTGACGGCCAACGTCATGGAGCAAACCCGAAACTACTTCCCTCCTAGCTGCGAACTCGAAAAGATCCTCAACATGACCATCGCTGCCTGCGATCCCCTCGATGGCAAGACCGACGGCGTCATCGCCCGCTCCGACCTCTGCAAGAACACATTCGACTTCAACACCACCATCGGACAAGCCTACTCCTGTCCCGCTAAAGCCGCTAGCACCGGCCCCGGCTTCCCTACCCCGGCAAGCCCGGCACAGAACGGTACCGTCACCACCGAGGCCGCGACTTTGGTCAAGGACTACTACGACGGCCTCCACGACTCCACGGGCAAGCGCGTCTACCTCAACTACCAACCCGGTTCAGCATTCTCCGACGCGACGGCCTCCTTTGACGAGGCAACGCAGACCTGGGGCCTGAGCATCTCCGGCCTCGGCGGCGAATGGGTCGCCCGATACCTCCAGCTCCGCGACACCAGCGACCTCGGTACCCTGGCTAACGTTACCGCCGATACTCTTCGTGACTGGATGCTCTACGGCATGAACAAGTACGCCGACTCGCTGCAGACGACGCACCCGGACCTCAGCGGAATCCAGTCCGCTGGTGGCAAGATCCTGCACATCCACGGCGAGCAGGACGATTCCATCCCCGCCGCCTCGTCGGTCCACTATTACGAGTCTGTGCGGAGCATCATGTTCCCGGGTCAGGGCTTCAACGAGAGCGGTGCAGCCATGGACGAGTTTTACAGGCTGTACCTTGTTCCTGGCGGCGCCCACTGCGGTGCCAACTCGAACCAGCCTGGTGGCGGATGGCCTCAGACGACGCTGCAGACTGTGATCGAGTGGGTTGAGAAGGATGCTGCCCCGGCGACGTTGAACAACACGGGTGTTGGCATCGACACGCTCTGCCGCTGGCCCATGCGGCCTTTGTGGTCTAACGATGGGGCTTCCTTCGATTGTGTTTACGACCAGGCTTCTATTGACAGCTGGATGTACACTTTCGATGCCTTCAAGATGCCCGTCTACTGA
- a CDS encoding TAM domain methyltransferase produces VIGVDLSPIQPEWAPPNCVFEVDDLEKPWTWNEPFDFIYCRSMDGAFANKERMIKKIYNGLTPGGHLEVAGLELPPGCDDASVPKDSDLWKWHELLQEAATKIGRPLESLAHNKADLENAGFINIVRKDYKLPLNTWPADPHLKSLGKWQFVNLNLGLEGLSLALLTRVLEWSREEVLALCAGVRRDLKDKRMHAYWKIHVVYAQKPEDASPSEESQE; encoded by the exons GTCATTGGCGTTGACCTGAGCCCCATTCAGCCTGAGTG GGCGCCTCCGAATTGTGTGTTTGAGGTCGACGACTTAGAAAAGCCATGGACCTGGAACGAGCCCTTTGACTTCATCTACTGCAGAAGCATGGACGGCGCATTCGCGAACAAGGAAAGGATGATTAAGAAGATTTACAA TGGCTTGACTCCGGGAGGTCATCTTGAAGTCGCGGGACTCGAATTACCGCCTGGTTGCGACGATGCTTCAGTTCCCAAGGACTCTGACTTGTGGAAGTGGCACGAGCTGCTACAAGAAGCCGCGACAAAGATCGGACGGCCGCTGGAGAGTCTGGCCCACAACAAGGCGGACCTAGAGAACGCTGGCTTTATCAACATTGTCCGTAAAGACTACAAGCTACCTCTCAACACCTGGCCTGCGGATCCCCATCTAAAAAGTCTCGGAAAGTGGCAATTTGTCAACCTCAATCTCGGTCTCGAGGGGCTGTCCCTTGCTCTTCTGACCCGTGTTTTGGAATGGTCCAGGGAGGAGGTGCTTGCCCTATGTGCAGGCGTTCGGAGAGATCTGAAGGATAAGAGAATGCACGCTTATTGGAAAAT TCACGTTGTCTATGCGCAAAAGCCCGAGGATGCCTCTCCTTCTGAGGAGTCGCAGGAGTGA
- a CDS encoding methyltransferase domain-containing protein — translation MQEPQNPATPADDPTSEYGDDHSEHSSLASLRSSILEHQAENGRTYHSMSSGKYSFPNDEVSNKLIPGLMLF, via the exons ATGCAGGAGCCTCAGAAT CCAGCCACGCCAGCGGATGACCCGACGTCGGAATATGGAGATGAC CATTCCGAGCATTCGTCGCTGGCCTCTCTGAGATCGAGTATCCTCGAGCATCAAGCTGAGAATGGACGGACGTATCATTCCATGAGCTCGGGAA AGTATAGCTTCCCCAATGATGAGGTGAGCAACAAACTGATCCCGGGCCTGATGCTATTCTAA
- a CDS encoding nodulation protein L codes for MGAKEEKDPKILELVSSVKNKPSCENYERMVSGMMYDPLDPTLNQGRHRARCLAHDFNEIDPRQNTPQEVVKKKKEILQQLLGKFGEQSFIEAPLSVDYGCNIIFGSKSFANFNLTILDVSLVSIGDRVQIGPNCEEYGLPVTIEDDCWIGGGTIILAGVTIGSGTTVGAGSIVTKSLPPHSVAVGNPARVIKKVQTLEEELAISKQSIKE; via the exons ATGGGCGCCAAGGAAGAAAAAGACCCCAAGATCCTCGAGCTCGTAAGCTCCGTGAAGAACAAGCCTTCTTGCGAGAACTACGAGCGCATGGTCTCGGGCATGATGTACGACCCTCTCGACCCTACCCTCAACCAAGGCCGCCACCGAGCCCGCTGCCTCGCACACGACTTCAACGAGATCGACCCCCGCCAGAACACCCCCCAGGAGGTggtcaagaagaagaaggagattCTGCAGCAACTCCTGGGCAAATTTGGCGAGCAGTCATTCATCGAGGCTCCTTTGTCTGTCGACTACGGCTGCAACATCATCTTTGGCTCCAAGTCCTTTGCcaactttaa CCTGACCATTCTCGACGTCAGCCTCGTCAGCATTGGCGACCGTGTTCAAATCGGTCCCAAT TGCGAGGAATATGGTCTGCCGGTGACCATTGAAGACGATTGCTGGATTGGTGGCGGTACAATCATCCTGGCTGGCGTGACCATTGGATCGGGCACGACTGTTGGTGCCGGCTCAATCGTGACAAAGAGCCTGCCGCCTCATTCGGTGGCGGTGGGCAATCCTGCTAGGGTCATCAAGAAGGTGCAAACACTGGAGGAGGAGTTGGCGATTTCGAAACAAAGCATAAAAGAGTAA
- a CDS encoding defects in morphology protein 1, whose translation MSSSFSLDSDDEYGYDLSLEDETLLSQLITDNPAPTSTSSRNPAAPSIASDFGIDTVAEQEFCLDDAPTDLLSYRTTGTAKGSVRPSRSRSKATLTDDTKQADLPSASPGHSVAYPDLSRALSNNNIAPSSPKPNEKATPDPENDTRSPLVRFRSYPRKPFTVTDLTSGAWCELQYFYTLTRLPYGRKTRTAAMKQGTKVHQDLEDEVHTTVRVEIASKEDGFGLRMWNLIQGLRTLRETGMTRELEVWGFADGNLVNGVIDGLSYENPDPEFMEQLSQESEQNQSSITDYFPSKKQADIPQIYLTDVKTRGSMKAPNSPALLRPAKVQLFLYQRFLSEMAADKLDYLRIFRRYGLDPDEPFSDSFIAQIGSLHDELFFDMDSSPDEDYIPLSPTTATVDAEADDANLNSSAPDFIKYRTLRELLPLLVSELRQTFPHGADSVGRLLAVEYRYRGDGSLIDSQVFPMDDRALNLYLGNTMEWWRADRQPRGVQIEEAYKCRMCEFVGDCTWRSAMDEERLRSTRQRLAGRSKHLTSG comes from the exons ATGTCTTCCTCCTTTTCGCTTGATTCAGACGATGAATATGGCTACGATCTTTCTTTGGAGGATGAGACGTTGCTGAGCCAGCTCATCACTGATAACCCCGCCCCCACCTCAACCTCATCGCGGAACCCCGCCGCTCCATCGATCGCTTCAGACTTTGGCATTGACACCGTCGCCGAGCAAGAATTTTGCCTTGACGATGCTCCCACGGATCTTCTCTCATATCGCACGACTGGCACAGCCAAGGGCTCTGTACGACCTAGCCGGAGTCGCTCAAAGGCGACCCTTACCGACGATACGAAGCAGGCAGATCTTCCCTCGGCGTCACCTGGCCACTCCGTCGCCTATCCGGATT TGAGCAGGGCCCTTTCGAATAACAATATTGCTCCCTCATCACCAAAGCCGAACGAGAAAGCCACCCCTGATCCCGAGAATGATACCCGATCGCCGCTTGTACGATTCCGATCGTATCCCCGGAAGCCATTCACCGTCACCGACTTGACCTCGGGTGCTTGGTGCGAACTACAATACTTCTATACCCTCACCCGCCTACCATATGGTCGGAAGACCCGGACAGCGGCGATGAAGCAGGGAACAAAGGTACACCAAGACCTCGAAGACGAAGTACATACAACGGTCCGCGTCGAGATCGCGAGTAAAGAAGATGGCTTTGGTCTCCGGATGTGGAACCTCATTCAGGGACTTCGAACACTCCGTGAGACCGGCATGACCCGTGAGCTTGAAGTATGGGGATTCGCCGACGGAAATCTGGTCAATGGCGTCATCGACGGTCTGAGCTATGAGAATCCGGATCCGGAGTTCATGGAACAGCTGAGTCAGGAGTCTGAGCAAAACCAGTCCAGCATAACCGACTACTTTCCTTCGAAGAAACAGGCGGACATACCTCAGATATACCTGACGGATGTGAAGACGCGTGGGTCTATGAAGGCCCCCAACAGCCCTGCGTTACTGCGGCCGGCCAAGGTGCAGCTCTTCCTGTACCAGCGTTTCCTGTCAGAAATGGCAGCGGATAAGCTGGACTACCTCCGTATCTTCCGGCGGTACGGTCTGGATCCAGATGAGCCGTTCTCCGATTCATTCATTGCCCAGATTGGTAGCCTGCACGACGAATTGTTCTTCGACATGGATTCCTCCCCTGACGAGGACTACATCCCGCTGTCTCCCACTACAGCAACGGTCGATGCCGAAGCTGATGACGCAAACCTCAATTCGTCGGCGCCGGACTTCATCAAGTACAGAACACTGAGGGAATTGCTCCCTCTTCTCGTATCAGAGTTGCGCCAAACCTTCCCCCATGGCGCCGACTCCGTGGGTCGGCTTCTCGCTGTGGAGTACAGGTACCGCGGAGACGGTTCGCTCATTGATAGCCAGGTCTTTCCAATGGATGATCGGGCGCTGAACCTCTACTTGGGTAACACGATGGAGTGGTGGCGAGCGGACCGACAACCGCGGGGTGTGCAGATTGAGGAGGCGTACAAGTGTCGAATGTGTGAGTTTGTGGGCGACTGCACATGGCGGTCTGCCATGGATGAGGAGAGACTGCGGAGTACTAGACAGCGTTTGGCAGGCAGGAGTAAGCATCTTACAAGTGGCTGA
- a CDS encoding major facilitator superfamily transporter has translation MAAASFKRATTPRRRSRDATLGFSVGASSFRTVVDEDDQEIDDPIDERQNLLANMGSSTDVPQNPPAEVQDGERQHIDSDMAKKIVRKIDFNIIPLLFITYMFNFMDKTILSSASVFGLRTDTHLKGQNYSWVSSIFYFGYFAWTYPTSLLIARLPVAKYMTANTFFWGAVVALTAACTNYGGLLTVRFLLGVAEATITPAFMFLTSTWYTRDEIPTRTGIWFAGNSVGGLVASFVAFGFGHISSDNKVGPWRWMHIILGVLTFVWAFVLLIWLPDTISKARFLKPEERRYAADRVVVAGTGSTEKTHWKWDQVVECMIDPKTWFIFGLEIITQIPNGGTQNFANLVIKSFGFTSLQSTLINIPYSLLSAAIIAGTGWIAGRYRKMNCILIAIVVLPCITGAAIIYSRESVSSGVQLFGYFLLSPGPAAMPLAMSLVSANYRGVTKKMTMSSLLFLAYCAGNIAGPQFFKASEEPHYNTAFRTIMICYSLVVVLALGLRFYLQWMNAKRTREEGYEGSAGGAGAVGGGKVMQAEGTAGDVADMVDRVELRPEDYEDVTDWKTAGFRYRL, from the exons ATGGCCGCCGCCTCATTCAAAAGGGCGACGACACCCCGGCGCCGCTCTCGAGATGCGACCCTGGGATTTTCTGTAGGAGCTTCGAGTTTTCGGACAGTGGTCGACGAAGACGATCAAGAAATAGACGATCCAATCGACGAACGGCAGAACCTGCTCGCCAACATGGGGTCATCAACAGACGTACCGCAGAACCCTCCCGCAGAGGTGCAGGATGGGGAGAGGCAACACATTGACAGCGACATGGCCAAGAAGATTGTCCGCAAGATTGATTTCAATATCATCCCGCTGCTCTTCATCACTTACATGTTCAACTTCATGGACAAGACTATTCTGTCCAGCGCCTCTGTATTTGGTCTCAGAACCGACACC CATCTCAAGGGCCAGAACTACAGCTGGGTCTCCAGCATTTTCTACTTTGGCTACTTCGCCTGGACCTACCCGACCTCCCTCCTCATCGCCCGCCTCCCCGTCGCAAAGTACATGACCGCAAACACCTTCTTCTGGGGCGCCGTCGTCGCCCTCACAGCTGCCTGCACAAATTACGGCGGCCTGCTCACCGTCCGCTTCCTCCTCGGCGTCGCAGAGGCCACCATCACGCCTGCCTTCATGTTCCTCACCTCCACCTGGTACACCCGCGACGAGATTCCCACCCGCACGGGCATCTGGTTCGCCGGCAACAGCGTCGGCGGGCTCGTCGCCTCCTTTGTCGCCTTTGGCTTCGGCCACATCTCGAGCGACAACAAGGTCGGCCCCTGGCGCTGGATGCACATCATCCTCGGCGTCCTCACCTTTGTCTGGGCGTTTGTGTTGCTCATCTGGCTGCCTGATACCATCTCAAAGGCCCGCTTCCTCAAGCCTGAGGAGCGCCGGTACGCCGCCGACCGCGTCGTCGTCGCTGGCACGGGGTCCACGGAGAAGACGCACTGGAAGTGGGACCAGGTTGTCGAGTGCATGATTGACCCCAAGACGTGGTTCATCTTTGGTCTCGAAATCATCACCCAGATTCCCAACGGCGGCACCCAGAACTTTGCCAACCTCGTCATCAAGTCTTTTGGCTTCACCAGCTTGCAGTCGACACTCATCAACATCCCCTACTCGCTCCTCTCCGCCGCCATCATCGCCGGAACGGGCTGGATCGCGGGCCGCTACCGCAAGATGAACTGCATCCTGATTGCCATTGTCGTTTTGCCGTGCATCACCGGTGCTGCGATCATCTACTCCCGCGAAAGCGTCAGCAGCGGCGTCCAGCTCTTTGGCTACTTCCTCCTGTCACCTGGCCCGGCCGCCATGCCCCTTGCCATGTCTCTTGTCTCGGCAAACTACCGCGGCGTGACCAAGAAGATGACCATGTCGTCTCTGCTGTTCCTCGCCTACTGCGCTGGCAACATTGCGGGCCCGCAGTTCTTCAAGGCCTCCGAGGAGCCGCACTACAACACCGCTTTCCGCACCATCATGATCTGCTACTCGCTCGTCGTGGTGCTGGCGCTCGGTCTGCGGTTCTACCTCCAGTGGATGAATGCCAAGCGCACGAGGGAGGAAGGTTATGAGGGTAGCGCTGGCGGTGCTGGTGCTGTTGGTGGCGGTAAGGTCATGCAGGCAGAGGGTACTGCTGGTGATGTCGCGGACATGGTTGATCGGGTTGAGCTTCGGCCTGAGGATTACGAGGATGTGACGGACTGGAAGACCGCCGGCTTCAGGTATCGTCTGTAA